One region of Nitrospira sp. genomic DNA includes:
- a CDS encoding glycoside hydrolase family 15 protein, translated as MVGGMYPYGLIGNCHVSAHIHESGSVDWLCLPRPDSDPVFGRILDPEGGHFSISSPTSSAQVKTTQRYLPNTNILVTEVSTSKGDTFRITDFCPRFEQYGRVYRPAALFRIVEPLAGTPSIRVSCRPVTGWGKEYARGMRGNSHVRYDIRGEYLRLLTNMPLTYLYEERPFALTEKTYFALTWGLGIEDDLAKVSHEFLDQTTRYWRMWVKHCSIPVLHQEEVIRSALALKLHCYEDTGAILAALTTSLPEEPGGPRNWDYRYCWLRDAYFSLTAFHNLGHFEEMEGFLKFLLNIAYTHEHSRERLAPVYTLSQDLPLPETEHRNWAGFCGSAPVRNHNQAAEHIQNDVYGELVLALTPIFSDNRFYDLRTKDQEQLVANLARLCDRTIAQPDAGLWEIRNGWQEHSFSNLMCWAGLDRAHRMHKAGFLPSLTLDLDAARARAAQALLNATKDGSLRNGPKDDTYDASLAQAAILGFPNRDVCETTMQSIARALAVQAGGKETGFYFRYLRTDDFGRPQSSFVICSFWVVQGLARLGRMAEAQQIMAQVLTGANHLGLFSEHFVPETRTQLGNFPQAYSHVGLINAAFAVSPSWTTVL; from the coding sequence ATGGTCGGGGGCATGTACCCCTACGGACTCATCGGCAATTGCCACGTCTCCGCCCATATTCATGAAAGCGGGTCTGTGGACTGGCTCTGTCTGCCGAGACCGGATAGCGACCCGGTCTTCGGTCGAATCCTCGATCCGGAGGGAGGGCACTTTTCCATATCAAGCCCTACCAGCTCCGCTCAAGTCAAGACAACGCAACGCTACCTTCCTAATACAAATATCCTGGTGACGGAGGTGTCCACGTCAAAGGGCGACACCTTCAGGATCACAGACTTCTGCCCGCGCTTCGAACAGTACGGCCGCGTCTATCGTCCCGCCGCTCTCTTTCGAATCGTCGAACCGCTGGCCGGCACCCCTTCGATCCGCGTGAGTTGCCGCCCGGTCACGGGATGGGGGAAAGAATATGCCCGCGGCATGCGCGGCAACAGCCACGTCCGGTATGACATCCGCGGGGAGTACCTCCGGTTGTTGACCAACATGCCCCTGACCTACTTGTACGAGGAACGCCCCTTCGCCCTCACCGAGAAAACGTACTTTGCGCTCACCTGGGGCCTGGGCATCGAAGACGATCTCGCCAAGGTCAGTCACGAGTTCCTCGACCAGACGACCCGCTACTGGCGCATGTGGGTGAAACATTGCTCGATCCCGGTGCTGCACCAGGAAGAAGTCATTCGCTCCGCCCTCGCGCTCAAGCTCCATTGTTATGAAGACACGGGCGCCATTCTCGCCGCGTTGACCACCAGCCTCCCGGAAGAACCGGGCGGCCCGCGGAATTGGGACTATCGGTACTGCTGGCTGCGCGACGCCTATTTTTCTCTGACCGCCTTCCACAATCTCGGGCACTTCGAAGAGATGGAAGGGTTTCTCAAGTTCCTGCTCAACATCGCCTACACGCATGAACATTCGCGGGAACGACTCGCGCCCGTGTATACGCTCAGCCAGGATCTCCCGCTGCCGGAAACCGAACACCGGAACTGGGCCGGCTTCTGCGGCAGCGCGCCGGTGCGCAATCACAATCAGGCCGCCGAACATATCCAAAACGATGTCTACGGCGAACTGGTCCTCGCACTGACGCCGATCTTCTCCGACAATCGTTTCTACGATCTGCGGACCAAAGATCAGGAACAACTCGTCGCCAACCTGGCCCGACTCTGCGATCGAACCATCGCCCAACCGGATGCAGGATTGTGGGAGATTCGCAACGGCTGGCAGGAACATTCCTTTTCGAATCTGATGTGTTGGGCCGGGCTCGATCGGGCTCACCGCATGCACAAGGCGGGATTTCTCCCCTCGTTGACGCTCGACCTCGACGCGGCGCGCGCACGGGCGGCACAGGCGCTGTTGAACGCCACGAAAGACGGCTCACTGCGCAACGGTCCCAAGGACGACACCTACGATGCCTCGTTGGCACAAGCGGCGATCCTCGGCTTTCCCAACCGCGACGTGTGCGAAACCACGATGCAGAGCATCGCGCGCGCGCTGGCCGTGCAAGCCGGCGGGAAAGAAACCGGCTTCTATTTCCGCTACCTGCGCACCGACGACTTCGGACGGCCGCAATCCAGCTTCGTCATCTGTTCCTTCTGGGTCGTCCAAGGACTCGCGCGACTGGGGCGAATGGCTGAAGCGCAGCAGATTATGGCCCAGGTCCTCACCGGCGCAAACCATCTGGGGCTCTTCTCCGAACATTTCGTCCCCGAAACCCGCACTCAGCTTGGAAACTTTCCACAAGCCTATTCCCACGTCGGTCTGATCAACGCCGCCTTCGCCGTCAGTCCCTCCTGGACGACGGTGCTCTAA
- a CDS encoding trehalose-6-phosphate synthase: MRLSLRFILPLLLVLGVVAYSVVPLVDSLTLKWFTRDLESRSKLLASTMEVPLADLVVSRSRTKIFAYFHKVIQDERLYALGFCDTQQRLLYQTLTYPDQLSCESLAHLAPGSSEVVEFAQGPLHVVVATIQSGGKVQGRLMLVHDMSFVHQRSTDTKWYIFYLFVGLAGLISAVTVLVAQLSWRGWVAGVRAMLTSKGLPPESAGAHSSELHPVAQDLHALVRELEADRRMRDESQITWSPASLKTILHEHLSGDEILIVSNRQPYIHNRRGQKIEVQVPASGLVSALEPVMRACSGVWIAHGNGSADREVVDSRDHVRVPPDHPSYDIRRIWLSPDEESGFYYGFSNEGLWPLCHNAHVRPTFRTSDWEQYVAVNERFAKAVVEEAKTDDPVILVQDYHFALLPKMVREKLPNATIIMFWHIPWPNSESYGICPWRQEILEGLLGSSIVGFHTREHGNHFLSCIDRILEARIDRDSSTVSYGGRLTAVNPYPISIEWPSRWLENQRPVPDCRVHIRERHAMGPDRLVGIGVDRLDYTKGIIERFLAVERLFELQPEWVGKFSFIQIAAPSRTIIDQYQHFHDQVYALAERINKRFGREGYEPIVLKVKHHEPPDVYEYYRASELCFVTSLHDGMNLVAKEFIAARDDEQGVLILSQFTGAAQELPEALVVNPYDIDQCAAALHMALSMTPKEQRARMRSMRGLIQEFNVYRWAGRMLMDAARMRRRIRVMKQVGQASGRGR; encoded by the coding sequence ATGCGGCTGTCCCTCCGGTTTATCCTTCCCCTCTTGCTGGTTTTGGGAGTCGTGGCGTATAGCGTCGTGCCCCTCGTCGATTCGCTCACGCTGAAGTGGTTCACGCGCGACCTCGAAAGCCGATCCAAATTACTGGCCAGCACGATGGAAGTGCCGTTGGCGGACCTGGTCGTTTCGCGTTCACGCACCAAGATCTTCGCCTACTTTCACAAAGTCATTCAGGATGAGCGGCTCTATGCGCTGGGTTTCTGCGATACGCAGCAGCGCCTGCTCTACCAGACGCTGACCTATCCCGACCAGCTGTCCTGCGAAAGTCTGGCGCATCTGGCACCGGGCTCATCGGAAGTGGTGGAGTTTGCGCAGGGCCCGCTGCACGTGGTGGTGGCGACCATTCAGTCGGGGGGGAAAGTTCAGGGCCGCCTGATGTTGGTCCACGATATGAGTTTTGTGCACCAGCGCAGCACCGATACGAAGTGGTACATCTTTTATCTGTTCGTCGGACTCGCAGGGCTGATTTCCGCGGTGACCGTGCTCGTCGCGCAGCTCAGTTGGCGAGGTTGGGTGGCGGGAGTGCGGGCCATGTTGACCAGCAAAGGGTTGCCGCCTGAATCCGCCGGAGCCCATTCGTCCGAACTGCATCCGGTGGCGCAAGATCTCCATGCGCTGGTGCGGGAATTGGAAGCCGATCGCCGGATGCGCGATGAAAGCCAGATCACCTGGAGCCCGGCCAGCCTCAAAACCATTCTGCATGAGCATCTCTCGGGCGACGAGATTCTGATTGTCTCCAATCGTCAGCCCTACATCCACAATCGACGCGGGCAGAAAATCGAGGTGCAAGTGCCTGCCAGCGGGCTGGTGTCCGCACTCGAGCCGGTGATGCGGGCTTGTTCGGGCGTGTGGATCGCTCACGGAAACGGTTCAGCGGACCGGGAAGTCGTGGATAGCCGCGACCACGTACGGGTACCGCCGGACCATCCTTCCTACGACATTCGCCGCATCTGGTTGTCGCCCGACGAAGAATCCGGGTTTTATTACGGGTTCTCCAACGAGGGCCTCTGGCCCTTATGCCACAATGCGCATGTCCGTCCGACGTTCAGGACTTCCGACTGGGAACAGTATGTGGCCGTCAACGAGCGGTTCGCGAAGGCGGTGGTGGAAGAGGCCAAGACGGATGATCCGGTGATCCTCGTACAGGATTACCACTTTGCGCTGCTCCCGAAGATGGTGCGTGAGAAGCTGCCGAACGCCACCATCATTATGTTCTGGCATATTCCCTGGCCCAATTCCGAGAGTTACGGCATCTGCCCCTGGCGGCAGGAAATTCTGGAAGGTTTGCTCGGCAGCAGCATCGTCGGGTTCCACACCCGTGAGCATGGCAACCATTTCCTGTCCTGCATCGATCGCATCCTGGAGGCGCGCATCGACCGCGACAGCTCCACCGTGTCCTACGGCGGGCGCCTCACGGCGGTGAATCCCTACCCGATTTCAATCGAGTGGCCGTCGCGCTGGTTGGAGAACCAACGGCCGGTGCCGGACTGCCGGGTGCACATTCGTGAGCGTCATGCGATGGGCCCGGATCGGCTGGTCGGGATCGGCGTCGACCGCTTGGACTACACCAAGGGCATCATCGAGCGATTTCTCGCCGTGGAACGATTGTTCGAGCTGCAGCCCGAGTGGGTCGGCAAGTTTTCCTTCATTCAGATCGCGGCACCGAGTCGGACGATCATCGACCAGTACCAGCATTTCCACGATCAGGTGTATGCGCTGGCTGAGCGCATCAATAAGCGGTTCGGGCGCGAAGGGTATGAACCGATCGTGTTGAAGGTGAAGCATCACGAGCCGCCGGATGTGTATGAGTATTACCGGGCCTCCGAGCTCTGCTTTGTCACGAGTCTGCATGACGGCATGAATCTGGTGGCGAAGGAATTTATCGCGGCCCGCGACGACGAACAAGGTGTGCTGATCCTCAGCCAGTTCACCGGAGCGGCGCAGGAGCTGCCGGAAGCGTTGGTGGTGAATCCCTACGATATCGACCAGTGCGCGGCGGCGTTGCACATGGCGCTCTCCATGACCCCGAAGGAGCAGCGCGCCCGTATGCGCAGCATGCGCGGACTGATTCAGGAGTTTAATGTGTACCGGTGGGCCGGTCGTATGCTGATGGATGCGGCCCGCATGCGGCGCCGTATCCGCGTGATGAAGCAAGTGGGACAAGCTTCGGGACGGGGGCGGTAA
- a CDS encoding c-type cytochrome yields the protein MGKMSIKWMVGTVVVATVGAMGLAATRVMGEPSVAQPGAVPVAQEVPLGLEDPSGYIPADNPQTARKLELGRWLFFDKRLSKNGTVACATCHMPGLAFTDGQPVSTGIYRLQGGRSAPTAINRVYSKAQFWDGRADTLEDQSVGPFVSPVEHGFLDHHELVSKIKSIEGYRMLFQEVFGREVTVGNVGRAIAAFQRTLLSGNSPVDRFDMGGDEQALSDSAKRGLELFRGKARCTRCHSGFNFSDEKFHNLGIGWDTNTVDLGRYMVTKNAEDIGAFKTPTLREIARTAPYMHDGRFATLEDVVRFYNQGGIKNPHLDNTVIPLELTEPEQQDLVAFLRSLNGEGWQHVAAPVEFPK from the coding sequence ATGGGCAAGATGAGCATCAAGTGGATGGTCGGTACAGTGGTGGTGGCGACCGTCGGGGCGATGGGCTTGGCGGCCACCAGGGTCATGGGTGAGCCGTCGGTGGCGCAACCAGGCGCCGTTCCCGTGGCGCAGGAGGTGCCGCTGGGATTGGAGGATCCCAGCGGATATATTCCCGCCGACAACCCGCAGACGGCGCGGAAGCTCGAGCTGGGTCGCTGGCTCTTTTTCGACAAGCGGCTCTCAAAGAACGGAACGGTGGCGTGCGCAACCTGTCATATGCCGGGCCTGGCCTTCACCGATGGACAACCGGTCTCGACGGGCATTTATCGGTTGCAGGGCGGACGCAGCGCCCCGACGGCGATCAACCGGGTGTATAGCAAGGCGCAATTCTGGGACGGTCGAGCCGACACGTTGGAGGATCAATCAGTCGGTCCATTCGTCAGCCCGGTTGAGCACGGGTTTCTCGACCACCATGAGTTGGTGAGCAAGATCAAGAGCATCGAGGGCTATCGGATGCTCTTTCAGGAGGTGTTCGGCCGCGAAGTGACCGTCGGCAATGTGGGCCGTGCGATCGCTGCTTTTCAGCGGACCCTGTTGTCGGGCAACAGCCCGGTGGACCGGTTCGATATGGGCGGCGATGAGCAGGCCTTGAGCGATTCGGCGAAGCGAGGGCTCGAACTGTTTCGAGGGAAGGCCCGCTGCACACGATGCCACTCCGGGTTCAACTTCTCCGACGAGAAATTTCATAACCTCGGTATCGGCTGGGACACGAACACCGTCGATTTGGGGCGCTACATGGTGACGAAGAATGCCGAGGATATCGGCGCGTTTAAAACGCCCACGTTGCGAGAGATCGCGCGTACGGCGCCGTACATGCACGACGGCCGGTTTGCGACGCTCGAAGATGTCGTCCGGTTCTACAACCAGGGTGGCATCAAGAATCCGCACCTCGATAACACCGTGATCCCGCTCGAACTGACCGAGCCCGAGCAGCAGGATCTGGTCGCATTCTTACGGTCGCTCAACGGCGAAGGATGGCAGCACGTGGCTGCGCCCGTAGAGTTTCCGAAGTAA
- the otsB gene encoding trehalose-phosphatase, whose translation MLSTAGKRVLDRLAGQAEALFAFDFDGTLARIVQDRHAAVLTHPIRDALHALAVTAPTAVISGRSLADLSPRVDGIPAHLIGNHGLEGLHASERVMHQAQDCCRAWLKTISKDERNLTRAGVVVEDKTYSVTFHYRQACSPQVAREAIFHTVSMLAPAPRLVLGKAVVNAIPSGNLHKGSAMLELMHQLKSSGALYVGDDDTDEDVFSLPDERIVTVRIGKKAASAAQWYLARQSQIGLLLQYLVRARSRTLSA comes from the coding sequence GTGCTCAGCACTGCAGGCAAGCGTGTCCTCGATCGGCTGGCCGGTCAGGCCGAGGCGTTGTTTGCCTTCGATTTCGACGGCACACTGGCGCGCATCGTTCAGGACCGGCACGCCGCCGTTCTCACCCACCCCATTCGTGATGCCTTGCATGCCCTGGCAGTGACGGCGCCGACGGCGGTCATTTCGGGACGCTCACTTGCCGACCTCAGTCCGCGCGTGGACGGCATTCCCGCCCATCTCATCGGCAATCATGGGCTCGAAGGGTTGCATGCGTCGGAACGCGTCATGCACCAGGCTCAAGATTGTTGTCGCGCCTGGCTCAAGACGATCTCCAAGGACGAGCGCAATCTGACGCGAGCGGGCGTGGTGGTGGAGGACAAAACCTATTCGGTCACGTTTCACTATCGGCAGGCTTGCTCACCGCAGGTTGCGCGGGAGGCGATCTTTCATACCGTGTCGATGTTGGCGCCTGCGCCAAGGCTCGTGTTGGGGAAAGCCGTGGTGAATGCCATCCCCTCCGGCAATCTCCATAAGGGGTCTGCGATGTTGGAATTGATGCACCAGCTGAAGAGTTCCGGTGCCCTGTACGTCGGCGATGACGATACCGATGAGGACGTGTTTTCGCTGCCGGATGAGCGCATCGTCACGGTGCGCATCGGGAAGAAGGCTGCGTCTGCCGCACAATGGTATCTTGCGCGGCAGTCGCAGATCGGACTCTTGCTGCAGTATCTCGTCCGGGCGCGAAGCCGGACCCTATCGGCCTAA
- a CDS encoding DUF4325 domain-containing protein, protein MKRKTEEIRRLILERIDDIGRVSQTEVAKTFGITRQAVFKNLKELVRNGVVQKTESEVHPYSLVPLKESHVTVPIGHETQEDQIWKESVAPLLADQKVNIRGICQYGFTEMFNNVIDHSVSDTADVRITTDALAVRMVIQDYGVGIWKKLQQAFQLDDPRHALLELTKGKLTTDPKRHTGEGIFFTSRMFDKFILASDKLTFCRFHEGNEWLFDVKEEEAGPGTRVTMVLYLDSNKTTKEVFDKFTADLDDFGFSRTHLSVQLAKYEGDHLVSRSQAKRILNRLEKFREVYLDFKDVTEIGQAFADEIFRVFANDHPSVKFVPVNVTPDVSKMIQRARSHQGQIELPM, encoded by the coding sequence ATGAAGAGAAAAACAGAGGAAATACGAAGACTTATATTGGAAAGGATTGATGACATCGGGAGGGTTTCCCAGACTGAGGTTGCCAAGACCTTTGGAATAACTCGCCAAGCTGTGTTTAAAAATCTGAAAGAACTGGTGAGGAATGGTGTGGTGCAAAAAACAGAATCGGAAGTTCACCCATATAGCCTCGTACCCCTTAAAGAATCACATGTGACCGTGCCGATTGGGCACGAGACACAAGAGGATCAAATATGGAAGGAATCTGTCGCACCCCTACTTGCAGATCAAAAGGTGAACATACGTGGGATTTGTCAGTATGGTTTTACCGAGATGTTCAATAACGTCATAGACCACTCTGTATCAGATACGGCGGATGTCCGCATCACAACGGACGCGCTGGCTGTCAGAATGGTGATCCAAGACTATGGAGTAGGAATTTGGAAGAAGTTGCAGCAGGCGTTCCAACTGGATGATCCGAGACATGCGCTATTGGAGCTCACAAAAGGGAAGTTGACGACTGATCCTAAGCGACATACGGGGGAAGGCATTTTTTTTACCTCCCGCATGTTCGATAAATTCATTCTTGCCTCCGACAAGCTTACCTTCTGTCGTTTTCACGAAGGCAACGAATGGCTTTTTGATGTCAAAGAAGAGGAAGCGGGCCCAGGTACAAGAGTTACGATGGTCCTGTACTTAGATTCTAACAAAACCACCAAAGAGGTCTTCGATAAGTTCACCGCTGACTTGGATGATTTTGGATTCAGCAGGACACATCTGTCTGTTCAGTTGGCAAAGTACGAAGGAGACCATCTGGTCTCGCGCTCTCAGGCGAAGCGCATCTTGAATCGACTCGAAAAGTTCAGAGAGGTGTATCTCGACTTCAAAGATGTGACGGAAATTGGCCAAGCATTTGCCGACGAGATTTTTAGAGTATTTGCCAATGATCATCCCTCAGTAAAATTCGTCCCTGTGAACGTCACTCCAGACGTTTCAAAAATGATTCAAAGAGCTCGATCCCATCAAGGACAGATCGAATTACCTATGTGA
- a CDS encoding polyphosphate kinase 2 family protein, with translation MKAYRIEPGCRLALKRFDPDDTGAYKKNEDGKAKAKAAADELIATLDQLQERLYANGSRALLIVLQGMDTSGKDSTIKHVMSGVNPQGCKVVSFKPPSDEELSHDFLWRVHQKAPPKGQIGIFNRSHYEDVLITRVHGWVSDKVAKRRFNQIKEFEELLAENGTAILKFFLHISKDEQKARLEARIHDPEKRWKWNSGDLEERKLWGEYMTAFEEVIAATSTEQAPWYVVPANRKWYRNLVVAELVVQALTAMKLSTPPAPKGVNFNTLKIV, from the coding sequence ATGAAGGCCTATCGCATCGAGCCCGGCTGCCGCCTGGCATTAAAACGGTTCGATCCCGATGACACCGGGGCGTACAAGAAGAATGAGGATGGGAAAGCCAAGGCCAAGGCGGCGGCGGACGAACTCATTGCGACACTCGATCAATTGCAGGAACGTCTTTATGCCAACGGCTCGCGCGCCCTGTTGATCGTGCTGCAGGGTATGGACACCAGCGGTAAGGACAGCACGATCAAGCACGTGATGTCCGGGGTCAACCCGCAAGGCTGCAAGGTGGTATCGTTTAAACCACCCTCCGACGAAGAGTTGTCCCATGACTTCCTCTGGCGTGTGCACCAGAAAGCGCCTCCCAAAGGCCAGATCGGAATCTTCAACCGCTCGCATTATGAAGACGTGTTGATTACACGGGTGCATGGCTGGGTCTCGGACAAGGTGGCGAAGCGCCGATTCAATCAGATCAAGGAATTCGAGGAACTCCTTGCCGAGAACGGGACGGCCATTCTGAAATTTTTCCTCCATATTTCAAAAGACGAACAGAAGGCCCGCCTGGAAGCCCGCATTCACGATCCTGAAAAGCGGTGGAAATGGAATTCCGGGGATCTGGAAGAGCGCAAATTGTGGGGCGAGTATATGACGGCGTTCGAAGAGGTGATCGCGGCGACCAGCACCGAACAGGCCCCCTGGTACGTCGTGCCGGCCAATCGAAAATGGTATCGTAATCTCGTGGTGGCGGAACTGGTCGTTCAAGCGCTGACTGCGATGAAGCTCTCGACCCCTCCGGCTCCGAAGGGGGTGAATTTCAATACGCTGAAGATTGTCTAG
- a CDS encoding DUF4412 domain-containing protein — protein MQRRWPIVVATVALSLAPFSAGAGEFEGVLRMTTSHADTGMKSAMDWYLKGDKGRMEMSRGEGRTSVMIFDATTRTMQMAMPGQKSYMEFSLAGERGEHLAQAFENQAVERTGKTETIAGYSCEIWRITDKEQHRLKSHVCVAKGFGKAATFWADQKDGRRSSRPGWMKQLAEEGGFAIRSIQYDEAGKESMRMEVTSIDKKSLDAGLFAFPADWAKQDMSAMQERMKAMREQQGQGKADLSKMLEDMKTRKAARRGAGEPAGEAEQQPDMQEIMKQLGEAMKKQQVQPQGGQ, from the coding sequence ATGCAGAGAAGATGGCCGATTGTTGTCGCGACCGTTGCCTTGAGTCTCGCTCCATTCTCTGCCGGCGCCGGTGAGTTTGAAGGTGTGCTCCGCATGACGACCAGTCACGCGGACACCGGCATGAAGAGCGCGATGGACTGGTATCTCAAGGGTGACAAGGGCCGCATGGAAATGTCTCGCGGCGAAGGGCGCACGAGCGTCATGATCTTCGACGCCACGACCAGAACGATGCAGATGGCGATGCCCGGGCAGAAGTCTTATATGGAATTCAGCTTGGCGGGCGAGCGTGGGGAGCATCTTGCGCAGGCGTTCGAAAATCAGGCCGTCGAGCGGACGGGCAAGACCGAGACGATCGCGGGATATTCCTGCGAGATCTGGCGCATCACCGACAAGGAACAGCATCGACTGAAGAGCCACGTCTGTGTGGCCAAGGGATTCGGAAAAGCCGCGACGTTCTGGGCTGATCAGAAGGATGGGCGGCGATCTTCGCGGCCCGGCTGGATGAAGCAACTTGCCGAAGAGGGAGGCTTCGCCATCCGGAGTATTCAGTATGACGAAGCGGGCAAGGAGTCCATGCGCATGGAAGTGACCAGCATCGACAAAAAGAGTTTGGATGCCGGCCTCTTTGCCTTCCCGGCTGACTGGGCGAAGCAGGACATGTCGGCGATGCAGGAACGGATGAAGGCGATGCGTGAGCAACAGGGGCAGGGTAAGGCGGATCTTTCCAAGATGCTGGAGGACATGAAAACGCGCAAAGCCGCGCGCCGCGGTGCGGGTGAGCCGGCCGGTGAGGCCGAGCAGCAACCGGATATGCAAGAGATCATGAAGCAGCTCGGCGAGGCGATGAAAAAACAGCAGGTACAACCGCAAGGCGGGCAGTAG
- a CDS encoding FABP family protein translates to MGDDLIKHLGPLAALAGVWEGDKGADVAPDDNRGTEQNAYRERLTFEPFGPVNNHEQQIYGLRYATVAWRLSDGAPFHEETGYWLWDAAAKQVLRCFIVPRGVTVLAGGTVEPDATSFQISADVGSDTYGICSNKFLDREFKTVRYELTVTLHGPDSFSYHEDTQLKMKGRSDLFHHTDTNRVTRVN, encoded by the coding sequence ATGGGTGACGATCTGATCAAGCATCTCGGTCCGTTGGCGGCGTTGGCCGGTGTGTGGGAAGGCGATAAGGGCGCCGATGTGGCGCCTGATGACAACCGGGGCACGGAACAGAATGCCTATCGCGAGCGGTTGACCTTTGAGCCGTTCGGTCCGGTCAACAATCATGAACAACAGATCTATGGCCTTCGTTATGCGACCGTGGCCTGGCGGTTGAGCGACGGGGCGCCGTTTCATGAAGAAACCGGCTACTGGCTGTGGGATGCGGCGGCGAAGCAGGTGCTGCGCTGTTTCATCGTGCCGCGCGGTGTCACGGTGCTGGCCGGAGGAACCGTGGAGCCGGACGCCACGTCGTTTCAGATTTCGGCGGATGTCGGCTCGGATACGTATGGCATCTGTTCGAATAAGTTTCTAGATCGCGAGTTCAAGACGGTCCGGTATGAACTCACGGTGACCCTGCACGGCCCCGACAGTTTCAGCTACCACGAAGATACGCAACTGAAGATGAAGGGACGGAGCGACTTGTTTCACCACACCGATACCAATCGGGTGACACGAGTCAACTAA
- a CDS encoding VTT domain-containing protein has product MNTFQFLADHGASVLFWVIFVEQIGFPIPAIPLLIAAGALVGAGKMSLAMALLVPVAAALPPDLAWYYLGRIKGGKVLGFLCRLSLEPDSCVRDTENLFHRYGPRGLLLAKFIPGFNTVAPPLAGIVGMAATTFALYDVAGTLIWAAVSAGVGALFSNQLEQLVGVLDQAGGLVFGVLLIGLAGFIGYKFYYRQQFLRHLRMSKISVDELKQRLDAGEAISVVDVRHPLSLQLDPDTIPGAINFTLEEIEHRHQEIPRDRDIVLYCTCPNEVSSARTAFLLKKKGIHRVRPLEGGLDAWRERQYPVERRVNAGVGG; this is encoded by the coding sequence ATGAACACCTTCCAATTTCTCGCCGATCACGGCGCCTCGGTGCTGTTCTGGGTGATCTTCGTTGAGCAGATCGGATTTCCGATTCCGGCGATTCCTCTCCTCATTGCGGCAGGTGCGCTCGTCGGGGCCGGAAAAATGAGCCTCGCCATGGCGTTGCTCGTGCCGGTGGCCGCTGCGCTCCCGCCGGACCTCGCCTGGTACTATCTTGGTCGCATCAAAGGCGGCAAGGTGCTGGGGTTTCTCTGTCGCCTGTCGCTTGAGCCGGACTCCTGCGTCAGGGATACGGAAAATCTGTTTCACCGGTACGGGCCACGTGGTCTGTTGCTGGCCAAGTTCATCCCCGGTTTCAATACGGTGGCGCCGCCGCTGGCCGGGATTGTCGGCATGGCCGCGACGACCTTCGCACTGTACGATGTCGCGGGCACGTTGATCTGGGCGGCGGTCAGCGCCGGAGTCGGCGCATTATTCAGCAATCAACTTGAGCAACTCGTCGGGGTGTTGGATCAAGCGGGCGGACTGGTGTTCGGGGTGCTGCTCATCGGCCTGGCGGGATTCATCGGCTATAAGTTCTATTACCGGCAGCAGTTCCTCAGGCATCTGCGCATGTCGAAGATTTCCGTGGACGAGCTCAAACAGCGGCTGGATGCGGGCGAGGCGATCAGCGTGGTGGATGTGCGGCATCCCCTGTCGCTGCAACTCGATCCGGATACCATTCCCGGTGCGATCAACTTCACGTTGGAAGAGATCGAGCATCGGCACCAGGAGATTCCGCGTGATCGCGACATCGTGCTCTATTGCACCTGCCCGAATGAAGTCTCCAGCGCCAGGACGGCGTTTCTGCTGAAAAAGAAAGGCATCCACCGTGTTCGCCCGCTCGAAGGTGGTCTCGATGCCTGGCGGGAACGGCAGTATCCCGTAGAGCGACGAGTGAATGCCGGTGTGGGCGGTTGA
- a CDS encoding macro domain-containing protein, which yields MLKEVTGDILLSTAGAIAHGIAPHDNFKQGLALSLREQWPGMYKDFRHYCQTYNPKPGGAWSWKGPNSPVIINLFTQEPPASDQDRPGKATLPNVNHALQALKKELQEHQVKSLALPRLATGVGGLEWEKVYPLLQQALKDLNIPVYVYGQYKKGVTAQEA from the coding sequence ATGCTCAAGGAAGTGACCGGAGACATCCTCTTATCCACCGCAGGCGCGATCGCACACGGCATTGCCCCCCACGACAATTTTAAGCAGGGCTTAGCCTTGTCACTTCGTGAGCAGTGGCCCGGCATGTACAAAGATTTTCGCCACTATTGCCAAACCTACAATCCCAAACCGGGCGGCGCCTGGTCCTGGAAAGGACCGAATTCGCCGGTCATCATCAACCTGTTTACGCAAGAGCCGCCGGCCAGCGATCAGGATCGTCCCGGCAAGGCCACCTTGCCTAACGTCAACCATGCGCTCCAGGCGTTGAAGAAGGAACTGCAGGAGCATCAGGTGAAGAGCCTGGCGTTACCTCGATTGGCAACGGGAGTCGGCGGACTGGAATGGGAAAAGGTCTATCCCTTGCTCCAGCAGGCCTTGAAAGACCTGAATATTCCTGTGTACGTCTACGGTCAGTACAAAAAAGGGGTGACGGCGCAGGAAGCTTAG